In a single window of the Canis lupus dingo isolate Sandy chromosome 18, ASM325472v2, whole genome shotgun sequence genome:
- the SIGIRR gene encoding single Ig IL-1-related receptor isoform X3 → MAVGVCDRAPDFLSPTGNQALGPALGSVVALNCTAWVVSGPHCPLPSVQWLKDRLPLGNGSHYSLHEDSWVKDNLSEVLVSSVLGVNLTHAEDYGTFTCAIRNVSSSPFTLWRAGPAGHVAAVLASLLVLLALLLAALLYVKCRLNVLLWYQDAYGEVEVNDGKLYDAYVSYSDSPEDRKFVNFILKPQLERRRGYKLFLDDRDLLPRAEPSADLLVNLSRCRRLIVVLSEAFLGRAWCSHSFREGLCRLLELTRRPIFITFEGQRRDPMHPALHLLRQHRHLVTLLLWRPGSVAPSSDFWKELQLALPRKVRYRATEGDPQTRLQDDKDPMLIVQGHLPAGRTLHLELDPDPEGDLGVRGPIFGEPLAPPHASGVSLGEGRGSEVDVSDLGSRNYSARTDFYCLVSEEDV, encoded by the exons ATGGCAG TAGGTGTCTGTGACAGGGCCCCTGACTTCCTCTCCCCGACTGGAAACCAGGCCCTGGGGCCCGCCCTTGGCAGTGTAGTGGCTCTGAACTGCACAGCCTGGGTGGTTTCTGGGCCCCACTGTCCCCTGCCCTCCGTCCAGTGGCTGAAAGACAGGCTGCCGCTGGGCAATGGGAGCCACTACAGCCTCCATGAAGACTCCTG GGTCAAGGACAACCTATCAGAGGTGCTTGTGTCCAGTGTTCTGGGGGTCAACCTGACCCATGCTGAGGACTATGGGACCTTTACCTGCGCCATCCGGAATGTCAGCTCCTCCCCCTTCACTCTTTGGAGAGCTG GCCCAGCAGGCCACGTGGCTGCGGTGCTGGCCTCACTCCTGGTCCTGCTGGCCCTGCTCCTGGCCGCCCTGCTCTACGTGAAGTGTCGACTCAATGTGCTGCTCTGGTACCAAGACGCCTACGGGGAGGTGGAGGTGAACG ACGGGAAGCTCTACGATGCCTACGTCTCCTACAGCGACAGCCCCGAGGACCGGAAATTCGTGAACTTCATCCTGAAGCCGCAGCTCGAGCGGCGTCGGGGCTACAAGCTCTTCCTGGACGACCGCGACCTCCTGCCGCGCGCGG AGCCTTCCGCGGACCTCCTGGTGAACCTGAGCCGCTGCCGGCGCCTCATCGTGGTGCTGTCGGAAGCCTTCCTGGGCAGGGCCTGGTGCAGCCACAGCTTCCG GGAGGGCCTGTGCCGGCTGCTGGAGCTCACGCGCAGACCCATCTTCATCACCTTCGAGGGCCAAAGGCGCGACCCCATGCACCCCGCGCTCCACCTGCTGCGCCAGCACCGCCACCTGGTTACTCTCCTGCTCTGGAGGCCCGGCTCCGTG GCGCCTTCTTCAGATTTTTGGAAAGAGCTACAGCTGGCGCTCCCGCGAAAGGTGCGGTACAGAGCAACGGAGGGAGACCCCCAGACCCGGCTGCAGGATGACAAGGACCCCATGCTTATTGTACAAGGCCACCTCCCAGCGGGTCGGACCCTGCACCTGGAGCTGGACCCTGACCCCGAGGGGGACTTGG GTGTCCGAGGGCCTATCTTTGGGGAGCCATTAGCTCCACCGCATGCAAGTGGGGTTTCGCTTGGAGAGGGCCGGGGCAGCGAGGTGGACGTCTCCGACCTCGGCTCCCGCAACTACAGCGCCCGCACAGACTTCTACTGCCTGGTGTCTGAGGAGGATGTGTAG
- the SIGIRR gene encoding single Ig IL-1-related receptor isoform X1, with protein MAVGVCDRAPDFLSPTGNQALGPALGSVVALNCTAWVVSGPHCPLPSVQWLKDRLPLGNGSHYSLHEDSWVKDNLSEVLVSSVLGVNLTHAEDYGTFTCAIRNVSSSPFTLWRAALSPGPAGHVAAVLASLLVLLALLLAALLYVKCRLNVLLWYQDAYGEVEVNDGKLYDAYVSYSDSPEDRKFVNFILKPQLERRRGYKLFLDDRDLLPRAEPSADLLVNLSRCRRLIVVLSEAFLGRAWCSHSFREGLCRLLELTRRPIFITFEGQRRDPMHPALHLLRQHRHLVTLLLWRPGSVAPSSDFWKELQLALPRKVRYRATEGDPQTRLQDDKDPMLIVQGHLPAGRTLHLELDPDPEGDLGVRGPIFGEPLAPPHASGVSLGEGRGSEVDVSDLGSRNYSARTDFYCLVSEEDV; from the exons ATGGCAG TAGGTGTCTGTGACAGGGCCCCTGACTTCCTCTCCCCGACTGGAAACCAGGCCCTGGGGCCCGCCCTTGGCAGTGTAGTGGCTCTGAACTGCACAGCCTGGGTGGTTTCTGGGCCCCACTGTCCCCTGCCCTCCGTCCAGTGGCTGAAAGACAGGCTGCCGCTGGGCAATGGGAGCCACTACAGCCTCCATGAAGACTCCTG GGTCAAGGACAACCTATCAGAGGTGCTTGTGTCCAGTGTTCTGGGGGTCAACCTGACCCATGCTGAGGACTATGGGACCTTTACCTGCGCCATCCGGAATGTCAGCTCCTCCCCCTTCACTCTTTGGAGAGCTG CTCTGTCCCCAGGCCCAGCAGGCCACGTGGCTGCGGTGCTGGCCTCACTCCTGGTCCTGCTGGCCCTGCTCCTGGCCGCCCTGCTCTACGTGAAGTGTCGACTCAATGTGCTGCTCTGGTACCAAGACGCCTACGGGGAGGTGGAGGTGAACG ACGGGAAGCTCTACGATGCCTACGTCTCCTACAGCGACAGCCCCGAGGACCGGAAATTCGTGAACTTCATCCTGAAGCCGCAGCTCGAGCGGCGTCGGGGCTACAAGCTCTTCCTGGACGACCGCGACCTCCTGCCGCGCGCGG AGCCTTCCGCGGACCTCCTGGTGAACCTGAGCCGCTGCCGGCGCCTCATCGTGGTGCTGTCGGAAGCCTTCCTGGGCAGGGCCTGGTGCAGCCACAGCTTCCG GGAGGGCCTGTGCCGGCTGCTGGAGCTCACGCGCAGACCCATCTTCATCACCTTCGAGGGCCAAAGGCGCGACCCCATGCACCCCGCGCTCCACCTGCTGCGCCAGCACCGCCACCTGGTTACTCTCCTGCTCTGGAGGCCCGGCTCCGTG GCGCCTTCTTCAGATTTTTGGAAAGAGCTACAGCTGGCGCTCCCGCGAAAGGTGCGGTACAGAGCAACGGAGGGAGACCCCCAGACCCGGCTGCAGGATGACAAGGACCCCATGCTTATTGTACAAGGCCACCTCCCAGCGGGTCGGACCCTGCACCTGGAGCTGGACCCTGACCCCGAGGGGGACTTGG GTGTCCGAGGGCCTATCTTTGGGGAGCCATTAGCTCCACCGCATGCAAGTGGGGTTTCGCTTGGAGAGGGCCGGGGCAGCGAGGTGGACGTCTCCGACCTCGGCTCCCGCAACTACAGCGCCCGCACAGACTTCTACTGCCTGGTGTCTGAGGAGGATGTGTAG
- the SIGIRR gene encoding single Ig IL-1-related receptor isoform X2 codes for MAGVCDRAPDFLSPTGNQALGPALGSVVALNCTAWVVSGPHCPLPSVQWLKDRLPLGNGSHYSLHEDSWVKDNLSEVLVSSVLGVNLTHAEDYGTFTCAIRNVSSSPFTLWRAALSPGPAGHVAAVLASLLVLLALLLAALLYVKCRLNVLLWYQDAYGEVEVNDGKLYDAYVSYSDSPEDRKFVNFILKPQLERRRGYKLFLDDRDLLPRAEPSADLLVNLSRCRRLIVVLSEAFLGRAWCSHSFREGLCRLLELTRRPIFITFEGQRRDPMHPALHLLRQHRHLVTLLLWRPGSVAPSSDFWKELQLALPRKVRYRATEGDPQTRLQDDKDPMLIVQGHLPAGRTLHLELDPDPEGDLGVRGPIFGEPLAPPHASGVSLGEGRGSEVDVSDLGSRNYSARTDFYCLVSEEDV; via the exons ATGGCAG GTGTCTGTGACAGGGCCCCTGACTTCCTCTCCCCGACTGGAAACCAGGCCCTGGGGCCCGCCCTTGGCAGTGTAGTGGCTCTGAACTGCACAGCCTGGGTGGTTTCTGGGCCCCACTGTCCCCTGCCCTCCGTCCAGTGGCTGAAAGACAGGCTGCCGCTGGGCAATGGGAGCCACTACAGCCTCCATGAAGACTCCTG GGTCAAGGACAACCTATCAGAGGTGCTTGTGTCCAGTGTTCTGGGGGTCAACCTGACCCATGCTGAGGACTATGGGACCTTTACCTGCGCCATCCGGAATGTCAGCTCCTCCCCCTTCACTCTTTGGAGAGCTG CTCTGTCCCCAGGCCCAGCAGGCCACGTGGCTGCGGTGCTGGCCTCACTCCTGGTCCTGCTGGCCCTGCTCCTGGCCGCCCTGCTCTACGTGAAGTGTCGACTCAATGTGCTGCTCTGGTACCAAGACGCCTACGGGGAGGTGGAGGTGAACG ACGGGAAGCTCTACGATGCCTACGTCTCCTACAGCGACAGCCCCGAGGACCGGAAATTCGTGAACTTCATCCTGAAGCCGCAGCTCGAGCGGCGTCGGGGCTACAAGCTCTTCCTGGACGACCGCGACCTCCTGCCGCGCGCGG AGCCTTCCGCGGACCTCCTGGTGAACCTGAGCCGCTGCCGGCGCCTCATCGTGGTGCTGTCGGAAGCCTTCCTGGGCAGGGCCTGGTGCAGCCACAGCTTCCG GGAGGGCCTGTGCCGGCTGCTGGAGCTCACGCGCAGACCCATCTTCATCACCTTCGAGGGCCAAAGGCGCGACCCCATGCACCCCGCGCTCCACCTGCTGCGCCAGCACCGCCACCTGGTTACTCTCCTGCTCTGGAGGCCCGGCTCCGTG GCGCCTTCTTCAGATTTTTGGAAAGAGCTACAGCTGGCGCTCCCGCGAAAGGTGCGGTACAGAGCAACGGAGGGAGACCCCCAGACCCGGCTGCAGGATGACAAGGACCCCATGCTTATTGTACAAGGCCACCTCCCAGCGGGTCGGACCCTGCACCTGGAGCTGGACCCTGACCCCGAGGGGGACTTGG GTGTCCGAGGGCCTATCTTTGGGGAGCCATTAGCTCCACCGCATGCAAGTGGGGTTTCGCTTGGAGAGGGCCGGGGCAGCGAGGTGGACGTCTCCGACCTCGGCTCCCGCAACTACAGCGCCCGCACAGACTTCTACTGCCTGGTGTCTGAGGAGGATGTGTAG